The following coding sequences lie in one Spinacia oleracea cultivar Varoflay chromosome 1, BTI_SOV_V1, whole genome shotgun sequence genomic window:
- the LOC110800367 gene encoding mitochondrial import inner membrane translocase subunit TIM14-1, with the protein MATPLFAGITVAAAALAGRYGIQAWQAFKARPPRPKKFFVGGFQPKMTKREAALILGVRESAVAEKVKEAHRRVMIANHPDAGGSHYLASKINEAKDMMVGKPKDSGSAF; encoded by the exons ATG GCAACACCATTATTTGCTGGGATtactgttgctgctgctgctcttgCTGGTAGATATGGAATACAAGCTTGGCAAGCATTCAAGGCACGTCCGCCTAGACCTAAAAAGTTTTTTGTAGGTGGCTTCCAACCCAAGATGACCAAGAGGGAAGCGGCTCTTATCCTTGGCGTAAG GGAGAGTGCGGTTGCAGAGAAGGTGAAGGAAGCTCATAGAAGGGTAATGATTGCAAACCATCCGGATGCAGGTGGAAGCCATTATCTTGCCTCTAAAATCAATGAAGCTAAGGACATGATGGTCGGGAAGCCCAAAGACAGCGGCTCTGCCTTCTAA
- the LOC110800362 gene encoding GDP-L-galactose phosphorylase 1, whose translation MGGFDRTLTIKRVPTVVSNYQEDGEQLGCGRNCLGKCCLLVSKLPLYAYKKEDGVMNEDSMAYSVDQGPPISFLRDLLLGQWEDRMRKGLFRYDVTQCETKVIPGIYGFIAQLNEGRHLKKRPTEFRVDQVLQSFDVNKFNFTKVGQEEALFRFEPSNDNMTHYFPSAPVTSESESPNIVAINVSPIEYGHVLLIPRIFDCLPQMIDRVSFLAALHFAKEAADPYFRVGYNSLGAFATINHLHFQAYYLQVPFPAEKAPTRVISEAKVIPCNGVVISQLLKYPVRGLVFEGGNTIEDLSDTVASSCIRLQSTNIPFNILISGCGKRVFLFPQCYAEKQALGQVSSEVLDTQVNPAVWEISGHMVLKRREDFDKASEEYAWRLLAEVSLSEERFNEVKAVVLEASGLKEILTHRTSIKEEEGNEESFHETYESAKLLLKDCIVLQ comes from the exons ATGGGGGGTTTTGATAGGACTCTCACTATTAAGAGGGTTCCCACGGTGGTTTCTAATTACCAGGAAGATGGTGAACAGCTTGGATGTGGGCGCAATTGTCTTGGAAAATGCTGCTTGCTTG TGTCAAAGCTTCCTTTATATGCATACAAGAAAGAAGATGGAGTTATGAATGAAGATAGCATGGCCTATTCAGTGGATCAAGGTCCTCCTATTTCCTTTCTTCGTGATCTATTGCTGGGACAGTGGGAGGACAGGATGAGGAAGGGGTTGTTCAGATATGATGTGACCCAATGTGAAACCAAAGTTATTCCTGGAATATATGGATTTATTGCCCAGCTAAATGAGGGACGTCACCTGAAGAAACGGCCCACTGAGTTCCGGGTTGATCAGGTGCTTCAATCATTCGATGTTAATAAGTTCAATTTCACCAAGGTTGGCCAAGAAGAAGCACTTTTCAGGTTTGAACCTAGTAACGATAACATGACGCATTATTTTCCAAGTGCGCCTGTTACGTCGGAATCGGAGTCACCGAACATTGTTGCTATAAAT GTGAGCCCAATAGAGTATGGACATGTTCTTTTGATTCCTCGTATATTCGACTGCTTGCCTCAGATGATTGACCGTGTAAGCTTCTTGGCTGCTCTTCATTTTGCAAAAGAAGCAGCTGACCCCTACTTTAGAGTTGGCTATAATAGTTTAGGTGCATTTGCTACAATTAATCACCTGCACTTTCAG GCTTATTACTTGCAAGTACCTTTCCCAGCTGAGAAAGCACCAACTCGAGTGATATCGGAAGCAAAAGTTATCCCATGTAATGGAGTTGTGATATCTCAACTTTTGAAATATCCTGTTCGAGGGCTTGTCTTTGAGGGTGGTAACACCATTGAAGATTTATCCGATACTGTTGCTAGTTCTTGCATTCGCCTTCAAAGTACCAATATCCCATTCAACATTCTCATCTCTGGCTGTGGGAAAAGGGTCTTCTTGTTCCCTCAG TGCTATGCGGAGAAACAAGCTCTTGGACAAGTGAGCTCAGAAGTGTTAGACACACAAGTGAACCCAGCAGTGTGGGAGATTAGTGGACACATGGTGCTAAAGAGGAGAGAAGATTTCGACAAGGCATCAGAGGAGTATGCATGGAGGCTTCTGGCTGAGGTATCTCTTTCAGAGGAGAGGTTCAATGAGGTGAAGGCGGTAGTATTAGAAGCTTCGGGGTTAAAAGAGATTCTTACCCATAGGACTAGCATCAAAGAAGAGGAAGGGAATGAAGAGTCTTTCCATGAGACTTATGAATCAGCTAAACTGCTGCTGAAAGATTGTATAGTTTTGCAGTGA